The following are encoded together in the Flavobacteriales bacterium genome:
- a CDS encoding Omp28-related outer membrane protein: MKNLLLSFTVLSLGISASNAQTLVSTTVQKKNVLIEKFTSITCGACPGGSAEIESIIQAKGADRVSAYYFYGKADGPDDDFNMEDENNAIVGFSKTTSSYGTPSANISRNLFPDYAEDAGDYMIGKSSWVKAVDTLLTQFAYVNIGAKIRYDVEYKKFLVDVELYYTGTPANDQKLSIAVVQNDVIGKQAGKGDDYNHKHIFKGYITNGVFGESLGNPTVGDLITKTYTWDIPDLIGKTQVIPEDLQIVAFVSSGSSNVENVVTANPEPFVHYARNAVAKDKRSAICDEKISTVITLENMGNSPLTKVKFQAKANSQVQEYTWTGNLATFGTVDIPMPTFAYTTQANNKLEVKIIDVNDQGLDEKLADDSYTLEFEEPLLDIHSFHTIELKLDGFGHHISWKLIDQYGDIHASGNGYTSNSTELIRENYKLDKDLCYRFIIEDEKGNGLSGGILGDRDFNPGYIKLIDGAGNILIEENGNFGASKDIFFNINTNSIGLEETNTLAFDVFPNPSNGLINIKLQNSISETVSIRMMDNIGRIVYQGNHHTDNGLISINKENLANGIYTLEVMNETLKTSKRVIIQ; the protein is encoded by the coding sequence ATGAAGAATCTTTTATTATCTTTTACTGTTTTATCACTGGGAATCAGTGCATCAAACGCTCAAACCCTAGTCTCAACCACAGTACAGAAGAAAAATGTACTTATTGAGAAATTTACTTCCATTACATGTGGAGCATGTCCTGGAGGATCTGCCGAAATAGAAAGTATTATTCAAGCAAAAGGAGCCGACAGGGTTTCTGCTTATTACTTTTATGGAAAAGCTGACGGTCCTGATGATGATTTCAATATGGAAGACGAAAATAACGCAATTGTTGGCTTTAGCAAAACGACTTCATCTTATGGAACTCCCTCTGCGAATATTAGTAGAAATTTATTTCCAGATTATGCAGAAGATGCGGGTGATTACATGATAGGAAAATCTAGTTGGGTGAAAGCTGTAGATACTTTACTTACTCAATTTGCCTATGTAAATATAGGTGCAAAGATTCGTTATGATGTAGAATACAAAAAATTCTTAGTTGATGTAGAGCTTTATTACACTGGTACTCCAGCAAATGATCAGAAATTATCCATAGCAGTTGTTCAAAATGATGTTATTGGAAAACAAGCAGGAAAAGGTGATGATTATAATCACAAGCATATCTTTAAAGGCTATATTACAAACGGAGTGTTCGGTGAATCATTAGGAAATCCTACCGTTGGAGACCTTATTACAAAAACATATACTTGGGATATTCCAGATTTAATTGGAAAAACGCAAGTAATTCCTGAAGATCTTCAAATAGTTGCTTTTGTAAGTTCTGGATCTAGTAATGTTGAAAATGTAGTTACAGCTAACCCTGAACCATTTGTTCACTATGCAAGAAATGCCGTTGCTAAAGATAAACGTTCAGCTATTTGTGACGAAAAAATTAGCACCGTAATTACTTTGGAAAACATGGGTAATAGCCCACTCACAAAAGTGAAATTTCAAGCTAAAGCAAATAGTCAAGTTCAAGAATATACTTGGACAGGGAATTTAGCTACCTTCGGTACTGTAGATATTCCTATGCCTACATTTGCTTACACTACGCAAGCCAACAATAAACTTGAAGTAAAAATTATAGATGTAAATGACCAAGGACTCGATGAGAAATTGGCAGATGATTCTTATACATTGGAGTTTGAAGAGCCTTTATTGGATATTCACTCTTTCCATACAATTGAATTAAAATTAGACGGGTTTGGACACCATATATCTTGGAAACTTATTGACCAATATGGTGATATTCACGCTTCTGGAAACGGATATACTTCAAATTCTACTGAACTTATTAGAGAAAACTACAAACTAGACAAAGATCTTTGTTACCGCTTCATTATAGAAGATGAAAAAGGTAACGGATTAAGCGGTGGTATTCTCGGTGATAGAGACTTTAACCCCGGATATATTAAGCTTATTGATGGAGCTGGAAATATCCTTATTGAAGAAAATGGAAATTTTGGAGCTAGTAAAGATATCTTCTTTAATATCAACACAAATAGTATAGGTCTTGAAGAAACAAATACTCTAGCGTTTGACGTTTTTCCAAATCCTTCAAATGGGCTGATTAATATCAAACTACAAAATAGTATTTCTGAAACTGTTTCTATTAGAATGATGGATAATATTGGACGTATCGTTTATCAAGGAAATCATCATACTGATAATGGATTAATTTCTATCAATAAAGAAAATCTTGCCAATGGTATCTATACATTGGAAGTGATGAACGAAACTTTAAAAACATCTAAGCGAGTGATTATTCAATAA